In Limisalsivibrio acetivorans, one genomic interval encodes:
- a CDS encoding IS3 family transposase, whose translation MRFMYLAAIIDWHSKAILAWKLSNTMDTSLVCDVLEEAIYKHGTPEIFNSDQGSQYTSYHHTEMLKGHNIKISMNGTGRSIDNIAIERFFRTLKYDDIYVRDYRTISELRAGICKYIDYYNNKRLHSALGYKRPMDVHMNQVRIAA comes from the coding sequence GTGAGGTTTATGTATCTGGCTGCTATTATCGATTGGCACAGCAAGGCTATTCTAGCCTGGAAGCTTTCCAACACTATGGATACATCACTTGTATGTGATGTTCTTGAGGAAGCTATTTATAAGCACGGCACTCCTGAGATCTTCAATTCAGATCAGGGCAGTCAGTACACCTCTTATCACCATACAGAGATGCTTAAGGGGCACAATATAAAGATATCCATGAACGGCACGGGACGTTCTATCGACAACATCGCCATTGAAAGATTTTTCCGTACATTGAAGTATGATGATATATATGTCAGAGATTATAGAACTATCAGTGAATTAAGAGCCGGGATCTGCAAATACATAGATTACTATAACAATAAACGACTGCACTCAGCCTTGGGTTACAAGAGACCTATGGATGTGCATATGAATCAGGTAAGAATAGCGGCATAG
- a CDS encoding IS3 family transposase, producing MSKKRRQFSAEQKTKIVLEVLQSDSTLNQIASKYEIAPNVIQNWKKQFLDNASIAMEPLKVVKEYKTELSDKDKEIEALHKALGKATIELEFVQKKLVSLGSSNKSLVEPELEDINIARQCELLDINRSTFYYKHVDRSFEDELFKRRISSLYTDHSELGYRMIYHQMKDEGFKVGKNKVLKLMRELGIKSIHPKKKKLTSIKSIEHETYPYLLTALKNDRKQVVAKYANQVWSGDITYVPTAGGFMYLAAIIDWHSKAILSWKLSNTMDTSLVCDVLEEAIYKHGTPEIFNSDQGSQYTSYRHTEILKGHNIKISMNGTGRSIDNIAIERFFRTLKYDDIYVRDYRTISELRAGIGKYTDYYNNKRLHSALGYKRPMDVHMNQVRIAA from the coding sequence ATGAGCAAGAAGAGACGGCAGTTTTCTGCCGAACAAAAGACTAAGATTGTACTTGAAGTCCTTCAGAGTGATTCGACTCTGAATCAGATTGCCAGCAAATATGAAATAGCCCCTAATGTCATCCAGAACTGGAAGAAACAGTTTTTAGATAATGCATCTATTGCTATGGAGCCATTGAAAGTTGTAAAGGAGTATAAGACAGAGCTATCAGATAAAGACAAAGAAATAGAAGCCCTACACAAGGCTCTAGGCAAAGCGACCATTGAGTTGGAGTTTGTGCAAAAAAAGCTCGTCAGCTTGGGCTCATCAAATAAGAGTCTTGTGGAGCCTGAGCTGGAAGATATTAATATTGCAAGGCAGTGTGAGCTTTTAGATATAAACCGGAGTACCTTTTACTATAAGCACGTTGACCGCAGTTTTGAGGATGAGCTATTTAAGCGACGTATTAGCAGTTTATATACAGATCACTCAGAGCTTGGCTATAGAATGATCTATCATCAGATGAAAGATGAGGGTTTTAAGGTCGGTAAGAATAAAGTGCTGAAGCTTATGCGTGAGCTTGGTATCAAGTCTATTCATCCTAAGAAGAAAAAGCTTACATCAATCAAAAGCATTGAACATGAGACTTACCCATATCTGCTTACAGCCTTAAAGAACGACAGGAAGCAGGTTGTTGCCAAATATGCCAATCAGGTCTGGAGCGGCGATATAACATATGTTCCAACAGCCGGAGGGTTTATGTATCTGGCTGCTATTATCGATTGGCACAGCAAGGCTATTCTATCCTGGAAGCTTTCAAACACTATGGATACATCACTTGTATGTGATGTTCTTGAGGAAGCTATTTATAAGCACGGCACTCCTGAAATCTTCAATTCAGATCAGGGCAGTCAGTACACCTCTTATCGCCATACAGAGATCCTTAAGGGGCACAATATAAAGATATCCATGAACGGCACGGGACGTTCTATTGACAACATTGCCATTGAGAGATTTTTCCGTACATTGAAGTATGATGATATATATGTAAGAGATTATAGAACTATCAGTGAATTAAGAGCCGGGATCGGCAAGTATACAGATTATTATAACAATAAACGACTGCACTCAGCCTTGGGTTACAAGAGACCTATGGATGTGCATATGAATCAGGTGAGAATAGCGGCATAG
- a CDS encoding methyl-accepting chemotaxis protein, giving the protein MFHSISKKIFIFNVIIGGIFVIIALTTLFYVKQQKTDEALLRYETKMTEDIQNLLEKKYDVGITNAVGFSANPNIVSSLATGMREIGINTLMSIGEMYKSNTNYKGIKIHIHDKNGHSFIRNWNTVKYGDDLTKSRTSIKNIINNKKTIVQFEAGRIGIMIRAIAPVMSDGEYIGSIEFLQGVGSVSRDLEKKGIMYALIATPDIAAKSTKIASNKTIGNYHIANNKWFSENVLGSFKSISPDDLIKRGKLLTKEYFFISIPVKDISTGNTLGYHMVGTPSKIVMDEINANMKLPYILIGLLIATVVVIVIVLNSYIKITVVSKIKTIQEKMAVISNGDFTTKIPVSGRDEICDLGQAVNYMTKDLSCSFFNIDKRVQHLITLSNNLGSLSERISAGAVQQKETSTSAASAIEELNATVQEVASNASLVAEAAVSAEKMVTEGHSLSVKAKEGMLLITDNVTQSKNSVVKLDELSNEIGQIIQVINDIADQTNLLALNAAIEAARAGDHGRGFAVVADEVRKLADKTTEATKNIAGMIVTIQQETRTTVSNMQSSAERVEEGMETSEKTRVALEEILNSVKTVTQEVEKIAQATDEEAKAMDLLNQSMLEIDSIAKENHNIADETVNMISDLDVVNKEITNSVAAFKYDKN; this is encoded by the coding sequence ATGTTTCATTCTATAAGCAAAAAAATATTTATATTCAACGTAATCATCGGCGGCATTTTTGTAATAATTGCCTTAACAACTCTTTTTTATGTAAAACAGCAGAAAACTGACGAAGCTCTTTTACGCTATGAAACAAAAATGACAGAAGACATCCAGAACCTTCTGGAAAAAAAATATGATGTAGGCATAACCAATGCTGTAGGATTCAGCGCAAACCCTAATATTGTAAGCTCTCTCGCTACCGGAATGAGAGAAATAGGAATCAATACCCTTATGTCTATAGGAGAGATGTATAAGTCTAATACTAACTACAAGGGAATCAAGATACATATACATGACAAAAACGGACATTCTTTTATCAGAAACTGGAATACTGTAAAATATGGAGACGACCTTACCAAATCCAGAACTTCTATAAAAAATATCATAAATAACAAAAAAACTATCGTACAGTTTGAAGCAGGAAGAATAGGGATTATGATAAGAGCTATCGCTCCCGTTATGTCTGACGGCGAATATATAGGCTCTATTGAGTTTTTACAGGGTGTAGGCTCGGTCAGCAGAGATCTGGAGAAAAAAGGGATAATGTACGCTTTGATTGCTACACCTGATATCGCTGCAAAGTCAACTAAAATAGCCAGTAATAAAACAATAGGCAACTACCACATAGCAAATAACAAATGGTTCAGCGAAAATGTTTTAGGTTCTTTTAAAAGCATTAGTCCCGACGATCTTATAAAAAGAGGCAAACTTCTGACAAAGGAGTACTTCTTTATCAGCATCCCCGTAAAAGATATCTCCACAGGTAATACCCTTGGCTACCACATGGTAGGCACTCCAAGCAAAATCGTAATGGACGAAATTAATGCCAATATGAAACTGCCTTATATACTTATTGGTTTATTAATAGCAACAGTAGTGGTAATTGTTATTGTTTTAAACTCATATATAAAAATTACCGTAGTCTCTAAAATCAAAACTATTCAGGAGAAAATGGCAGTTATATCTAACGGTGACTTTACAACAAAAATACCGGTGAGTGGTCGTGATGAAATCTGTGACCTCGGCCAGGCCGTTAACTATATGACAAAAGATTTAAGCTGCTCGTTCTTTAATATTGACAAAAGGGTACAGCATCTTATTACACTCTCTAATAATCTTGGATCTTTGTCAGAGAGAATATCAGCCGGAGCTGTTCAGCAGAAGGAGACATCTACATCTGCAGCCAGTGCCATAGAGGAGCTAAATGCGACTGTTCAGGAGGTAGCTTCTAATGCTTCACTTGTCGCTGAAGCCGCTGTTAGCGCTGAAAAGATGGTTACGGAGGGGCACAGCCTTTCTGTGAAGGCGAAAGAAGGCATGCTTCTGATTACAGATAATGTTACCCAGAGTAAGAATTCTGTCGTAAAGCTTGATGAGCTTAGTAATGAGATCGGTCAGATCATACAAGTGATAAATGATATTGCAGATCAGACAAACCTGCTTGCGTTGAATGCTGCTATTGAGGCAGCCAGAGCAGGAGATCACGGAAGAGGTTTTGCTGTTGTGGCTGATGAGGTACGCAAACTTGCGGATAAAACTACAGAAGCTACAAAAAATATTGCCGGCATGATTGTTACTATCCAGCAGGAAACTAGAACCACAGTTTCTAATATGCAGTCCAGTGCAGAAAGAGTGGAAGAGGGAATGGAGACTTCTGAGAAAACAAGAGTAGCGCTGGAAGAGATATTGAACAGCGTTAAAACAGTTACCCAGGAAGTGGAAAAAATAGCTCAGGCCACAGACGAAGAAGCAAAAGCTATGGATCTTCTGAATCAAAGTATGCTTGAAATAGATTCTATTGCTAAAGAAAACCATAATATTGCAGATGAAACTGTCAATATGATCTCTGATCTGGATGTTGTTAATAAAGAAATTACAAATTCTGTTGCAGCATTTAAATATGACAAAAACTGA
- a CDS encoding phospholipase D family protein: MLLGTEKYRNKLSEALNKAEDSITILTAFLTTEGLSWIKERVSSSNIKVKIVTRWRLSDLLTGASSLTAYEEMKVYGWELYADQNLHAKAICIDNSIIFLGSANMTSYGLALVPGGNSELGVSFTPCPEDIIIIETILEESVLIDNQLFAEILEYCNSIENDRINFGNLKWPLRIFNKLIKTPRKLWVADLFWSSFEQVNCSLSANGDLDINVLHDLNILGLTKDATLAELTKAYSESRAWRWLEGKLIAEEDKSMQFGRISDELHNNLLDEPAPYRKDVKMLVQNLFTWSVELMAERIAVDIPGKYSHRIRLLS; the protein is encoded by the coding sequence ATGCTGCTTGGCACAGAGAAGTATCGGAACAAGCTGTCGGAAGCATTAAATAAAGCTGAAGACAGTATAACCATTCTTACTGCATTCTTGACGACTGAAGGGCTTTCATGGATTAAGGAGCGTGTTTCGAGCAGTAATATAAAAGTTAAAATTGTTACTAGATGGAGGTTGTCAGATTTACTGACAGGTGCGTCTAGCCTTACTGCTTATGAGGAAATGAAGGTTTATGGCTGGGAGTTATACGCTGATCAGAATTTACATGCTAAAGCTATATGTATTGATAACTCCATAATATTTCTTGGAAGCGCAAATATGACTAGTTATGGTTTAGCACTTGTTCCTGGAGGGAATAGTGAATTAGGCGTTAGTTTTACTCCGTGTCCTGAAGATATTATAATAATTGAAACAATACTAGAAGAAAGTGTCCTTATTGATAATCAATTGTTTGCTGAAATTTTAGAGTATTGTAATAGTATTGAAAATGATCGTATAAATTTTGGTAATCTTAAATGGCCTTTAAGAATATTTAACAAATTGATTAAAACACCTAGAAAGTTATGGGTAGCTGACTTGTTTTGGTCATCTTTTGAACAAGTTAATTGCAGTTTGAGTGCTAATGGTGATTTAGATATAAATGTATTACATGATTTAAACATATTAGGCCTAACAAAAGATGCAACTCTAGCTGAATTAACAAAAGCATATTCAGAAAGTAGAGCTTGGCGATGGCTAGAGGGAAAGTTGATTGCAGAAGAAGATAAATCCATGCAATTTGGAAGAATATCGGATGAGTTGCATAACAATCTGCTTGATGAACCAGCTCCTTACAGAAAAGATGTGAAAATGCTCGTGCAAAATTTGTTTACTTGGTCTGTAGAATTAATGGCAGAAAGAATTGCGGTAGATATCCCTGGTAAGTACTCCCACAGGATCCGTCTGCTTAGCTGA
- a CDS encoding IS3 family transposase (programmed frameshift), which translates to MKKSRFSESQIFKILKEAENGVPVPELCREYGMSSAAFYKWRSKYGGMDVSAMNRLKELEQENKQLKKMYAESQLKTEILKDALGKKVLRPSQRKEMAVSAVDKGLLNIRQVCEAFGISESCYRYKRKLSDENGLIADWLIRLTHNNRNWGFGLCFCHLRNVRGFGCNHKRVYRIYCELELNMRIKPRKRIQREKPEPLSQPESVNKVWSIDFMHDQLGDGRSVRLLNVLEDYNREGLGIEIDLSLPTERVIRSLDNIIEWRGKPEMIRCDNGSEFTSSKFRVWAEKRNIRITYIQPGKPQQNAYIERYNRTVRYDWLGHYIFDNLEVLRDHATHWLWTYNNERPNTAIGGITPIQKLKSTERYSTISYC; encoded by the exons ATGAAGAAGTCACGATTCAGCGAGAGTCAGATATTTAAGATTTTAAAGGAAGCCGAGAATGGTGTACCAGTACCTGAATTATGCCGAGAATATGGCATGAGCAGCGCAGCATTTTATAAATGGCGCTCTAAATATGGCGGTATGGATGTATCCGCGATGAATCGCCTAAAAGAGCTTGAGCAAGAGAACAAACAGCTCAAAAAGATGTACGCAGAATCTCAGCTCAAGACAGAGATTCTGAAGGATGCGCTAG GAAAAAAAGTTTTAAGGCCGTCTCAACGGAAAGAGATGGCCGTGTCAGCGGTTGATAAGGGTCTCTTAAATATTCGTCAGGTATGCGAAGCATTCGGGATCAGTGAAAGTTGTTATCGATATAAGAGAAAGCTTTCTGATGAGAATGGTCTTATTGCAGACTGGCTCATACGGTTGACGCATAACAACCGTAACTGGGGTTTTGGTCTTTGCTTTTGTCATCTTCGCAATGTAAGGGGCTTCGGCTGTAATCATAAGCGTGTTTATCGTATATATTGTGAGCTTGAACTTAATATGCGTATAAAGCCTAGAAAGCGTATTCAGCGAGAGAAACCGGAGCCGTTATCTCAGCCTGAGAGTGTTAATAAGGTATGGTCAATAGACTTTATGCATGACCAGCTTGGAGATGGTCGCAGTGTAAGGCTACTCAATGTTTTAGAGGATTATAATAGAGAAGGTTTAGGTATTGAGATCGATCTATCTTTGCCTACTGAAAGAGTTATTCGCTCCCTTGATAATATCATTGAGTGGCGAGGAAAGCCGGAGATGATCCGCTGCGACAATGGCTCTGAGTTTACGAGCAGCAAGTTTCGTGTATGGGCAGAAAAGCGTAATATACGTATAACATATATTCAGCCAGGCAAGCCTCAGCAGAATGCCTATATAGAGCGTTATAATCGGACTGTGAGATATGACTGGCTTGGACATTACATATTTGATAATCTTGAAGTGTTAAGAGATCATGCCACTCACTGGCTATGGACATATAACAATGAGAGGCCGAATACTGCTATAGGAGGCATTACTCCTATACAAAAACTAAAAAGTACAGAAAGATATTCTACTATAAGTTACTGCTAA